Proteins from a genomic interval of Scophthalmus maximus strain ysfricsl-2021 chromosome 22, ASM2237912v1, whole genome shotgun sequence:
- the LOC118292324 gene encoding probable thiopurine S-methyltransferase isoform X1, with product MVIYHVILLLVLSRAAASPGQANLTSMLALQAERVMTLGEWEERWHDDRIGFHQPDVHKLLENNIEKVLAGRAEVSFFFPLCGKAVDMKWLADMGHSVVGVEISEKAIKQFFEESNLTYSEEPVAAIPGAKVYKSSEKNITLYQCDLYNFSSSIHGQFGAIWDRGSLVAINPQDREKYASLIISLMAKDCRYLLDTLLYNAELHKGPPFLVPDEQVHSLFGSSCNIELLQSVDALTDRYRGWGLDSLTENVHLVTLKA from the exons atggtgatttatcaCG TGATCCTACTGTTGGTTTTGTCCAGGGCTGCTGCAAG CCCGGGACAGGCAAACTTAACCAGCATGCTGGCACTGCAGGCGGAGCGGGTCATGACGCTCGGTGAATGGGAGGAACGCTGGCATGACGACAGAATTGGCTTCCATCAGCCTGACGTACACAA aTTGCTGGAGAACAACATTGAAAAAGTTCTCGCCGGACGGGCAGaagtttccttcttcttccctctctgtggGAAAGCTGTAGATATGAAGTG GCTGGCAGACATGGGCCATTCCGTGGTCGGGGTGGAGATAAGTGAGAAGGCTATAAAACAGTTCTTTGAAGAGAGCAACTTGACCTACAGTGAGGAGCCTGTCGCTGCCATTCCTGGAGCAAAGGTTTACAAG AGCTCAGAGAAAAATATCACTCTATATCAGTGTGACCTGTACAACTTCTCCAG CTCCATCCATGGTCAGTTCGGGGCAATTTGGGACCGGGGGTCTCTAGTGGCCATCAACCCACAAGACAGAGAAAA GTATGCTTCGCTCATAATTTCTCTCATGGCCAAAGACTGCAGATACCTTCTGGACACTTTGCTGTACAACGCTGAATTACATAAAG gtcCTCCCTTTCTTGTGCCAGACGAGCAAGTGCACAGCCTGTTTG GGAGCAGCTGCAATATCGAGCTGCTGCAGTCGGTGGATGCCTTGACAGACAGATATCGAGGCTGGGGGCTGGACTCCCTCACTGAAAACGTGCACCTCGTCACTCTGAAGGCATAA
- the LOC118292324 gene encoding probable thiopurine S-methyltransferase isoform X2 — translation MLALQAERVMTLGEWEERWHDDRIGFHQPDVHKLLENNIEKVLAGRAEVSFFFPLCGKAVDMKWLADMGHSVVGVEISEKAIKQFFEESNLTYSEEPVAAIPGAKVYKSSEKNITLYQCDLYNFSSSIHGQFGAIWDRGSLVAINPQDREKYASLIISLMAKDCRYLLDTLLYNAELHKGPPFLVPDEQVHSLFGSSCNIELLQSVDALTDRYRGWGLDSLTENVHLVTLKA, via the exons ATGCTGGCACTGCAGGCGGAGCGGGTCATGACGCTCGGTGAATGGGAGGAACGCTGGCATGACGACAGAATTGGCTTCCATCAGCCTGACGTACACAA aTTGCTGGAGAACAACATTGAAAAAGTTCTCGCCGGACGGGCAGaagtttccttcttcttccctctctgtggGAAAGCTGTAGATATGAAGTG GCTGGCAGACATGGGCCATTCCGTGGTCGGGGTGGAGATAAGTGAGAAGGCTATAAAACAGTTCTTTGAAGAGAGCAACTTGACCTACAGTGAGGAGCCTGTCGCTGCCATTCCTGGAGCAAAGGTTTACAAG AGCTCAGAGAAAAATATCACTCTATATCAGTGTGACCTGTACAACTTCTCCAG CTCCATCCATGGTCAGTTCGGGGCAATTTGGGACCGGGGGTCTCTAGTGGCCATCAACCCACAAGACAGAGAAAA GTATGCTTCGCTCATAATTTCTCTCATGGCCAAAGACTGCAGATACCTTCTGGACACTTTGCTGTACAACGCTGAATTACATAAAG gtcCTCCCTTTCTTGTGCCAGACGAGCAAGTGCACAGCCTGTTTG GGAGCAGCTGCAATATCGAGCTGCTGCAGTCGGTGGATGCCTTGACAGACAGATATCGAGGCTGGGGGCTGGACTCCCTCACTGAAAACGTGCACCTCGTCACTCTGAAGGCATAA